The DNA segment ATTTGGAAAGGAACGTGGAAATGCTTgaagatcaaaataaaaacctcGAACGGGATTTGGCTCAGAAGGAAACTCAAATTGTCACGTCGATGGAAATGCTGAACGTTGAAAGGAGGAAGAATGAAATCCTGGCTGAAGAAGTCCAGGTGATGAAAAGTTGGATCGCTCAACTAGCTGGtgaaaaggaaaaactgaaagaTACATTCGTCGAAAAGGACTTGGAAATTAGCTCAGTGGTCCGAAatatggaaaaagagagagaaaagaatcaaGTTCTGGCTGAAGAAATTCAAGCACTGAAAAAATGGATCGCTGAGTTAGCAGGCGAGAACCAAAATCTCAAAGAGAGATTGGCAGAAAAGGAATTGGAAGAGAATGAGGTGGAGAAACTTTCAGAAAAGctgaaagtgacaaaagaagagatgagagaattGGAGAGTACCTTGAAACAGGTACAGGAGCGACTTAAGGAGGCAGAAGAAAGACCTAAGGAGGAGCAGACGCTGGaacaggagaaggaagaagaaaacgatTCGAATAAAGTTCATGAAGAGGAGGCGGAATTCGCGGACAATAGAGGATATTCTCAGGAGGAAAACGGAGAAGTAGATCGAGAGAATGATGACAGTCACAAAAATAATCAAGAGGAAAATAATGAACTGATCATGAAAAAGGATCTCGAAAAGAACGGGACAAAACCTCCGGGCCAAGAGGACAGCAGCAGGAGGTCCGTCGTCCAGTCTCTGACCCTTCAAACGCATTGCGAGAAGCTGCATAGTATCATGTTATACCTGCAGCATTTCAGGAGCTCCTCCTGAAGACGAAAATGGCCTCACCTTCGTCAAGTATAGAACAAAGTCCTCCTCAACTTCATGCATCACGATAAGAACCATGTACGTGCTGTGCTCAGCAGATGTCCCAGATCTACAGCGGAGGAAGTTCTCGTCGATCTCCAAAATTTGGTTTTGAGGAGTCTCACAAAGGAATAGAATCGACCACAGAGGATTAGGATCTCCCACAGGGACGCAGGAATCGCCCACATACAGGGGACGGATCGCCCACAGAGGATTACGATCGCCCACAGAGGATTAGCATCGAGTCGACGGAGCGAAGGAATTCTACGACAGGAAGGAGATCGGCCCCAGGAAATGGACTCGCTCCTGAGTTGATAGCAGACGAGTGGGTTACAACCAAGGCCTTGGTTACAACTAGCGGGTGGACTGGTGCCCCGAATTCTGCTGGATTCTGACAGACCGCGCCTTGAGGCTGTTGCGCCCTGTTCCGGAGGCGTcgcgattttcttggccttgtCGATGGGATTAGCTGGAGGATGGATGTTGGCTGGTGTCCCCCCACCCAGCCAACGGGAGGTTCCCCCGCCTCCCACAcaaaatccccccctcccccatccaacCTCATCGACGAGACCAAGAGAATCACGACGCCCCCGCAACTTGACGCACCAGCACCAATACACGGCCTGTCAGAATTCAGCGCACCATTCCAACCGCTGTGACCCACCCGActgctatatactatatctctctctctgtgcttttgttctttatttcttgCACTTCTGTAACTCCTGTgtcattcattcacttttgtaACTCTTATGTAACTCTTTTGTAATTCACTTCTGCAACTCCTTtgccattcattcatttttgtaaCTTTTGTAACTCCTTTGTAATTCACTTTTGCAACTCCTTTGTAATTCATTCACTTTTGTAATTCCTATGTAATGCATTCAATTTTGTAATTACTTTGTAATTCAATTACTGCTGTAATCTGCAATTCATTCACTTCTGTAACTCATATGTAATTCATTCACATTTGTAAATCTTGTAATCAGTCAATTTTTTAACTTGTAATTAATTCacttttgtaacttttataattCAAGTACTCTTGTAACTCCGAGAAAATAAAGCTACCAAAAAACAAATCTTTATTTAACCTCAGAAAACCTTATACTATACCAGCTACGCGCTGAAGATGAGGTCAAAGATGTTGTACAACGGCCTCTTTTTCTAACAGCTCCCTCGACCAGTCATTTCCTAGtggctgtatatttgttgttAAAAATGACTTCGAGCCGTTTCAGTTTATGAGATGGCTATGTTTCCAACTATGGTTGACAGGAGAGCTGTTATAAAAAGCGGTCGCAGtatactgaattgaatatagaatttaggccaaaggccaagcactgggacctaagacgTCGTTCAGcgatgaaacagaaattgacagtaaaaggtttgaaaggcgtaacaggaggtaaacctcccAGTTGCCCTAagagtcaattgttaggagagggtgaaaagtaagggaataagaaaggaggtatagtaaaaggaacgaaaaggtttgcagctaggggccgaaggcaccctGCAAAGATCCCGAGTAATGCCTACGGAGGTAAACAGTATATCAGAGG comes from the Macrobrachium nipponense isolate FS-2020 chromosome 34, ASM1510439v2, whole genome shotgun sequence genome and includes:
- the LOC135208068 gene encoding filamin A-interacting protein 1-like; the protein is MNNTTFVKTALALNKPFVNNLLALILLGLVVFFIFGFGISGFTIGKCLVAFLLGGLLAFVYGKYVAEISAFSKEQGILLKELEAAYLMNIRLLDENEERSCTEEFLEEIYADLARELAEEKSRAEELTKAREEDQAKLREAENANEELVSRNLFLSKENNDCHEVIIKINKEVDELKEELNRNGTEFARNAEVIQELQNQVKDNEVYCSFLEEKVKDHEAERKRLKQLASEREENRQHLLKEVNVLRATNYDLQNNLEKEARNNINLERNVEMLEDQNKNLERDLAQKETQIVTSMEMLNVERRKNEILAEEVQVMKSWIAQLAGEKEKLKDTFVEKDLEISSVVRNMEKEREKNQVLAEEIQALKKWIAELAGENQNLKERLAEKELEENEVEKLSEKLKVTKEEMRELESTLKQVQERLKEAEERPKEEQTLEQEKEEENDSNKVHEEEAEFADNRGYSQEENGEVDRENDDSHKNNQEENNELIMKKDLEKNGTKPPGQEDSSRRSVVQSLTLQTHCEKLHSIMLYLQHFRSSS